A stretch of Nonomuraea africana DNA encodes these proteins:
- a CDS encoding LGFP repeat-containing protein, protein MRRAVTLGLAAALVFAGAAAPAQAKTSACEIQPYGLIGDYWRTMGGENGVFGCPKATEKGIANSNGRRQTFANGQIAWSPDQGGKMIVAGYGKGGDAVVRWGPTNPFHYDYFEILVRSTHLANGTYTQRTGQRIRGSASFHGPDGYFTFRVRGCDDKPLGDVCRQGWTISVSTYA, encoded by the coding sequence ATGAGAAGAGCAGTCACCCTCGGTCTGGCCGCGGCGCTCGTCTTCGCGGGAGCGGCCGCCCCCGCCCAGGCGAAGACGAGCGCCTGCGAGATCCAGCCCTACGGCCTCATCGGCGACTACTGGCGCACCATGGGCGGCGAGAACGGCGTGTTCGGCTGTCCCAAGGCCACGGAGAAGGGCATCGCCAACAGCAACGGCCGCCGTCAGACCTTCGCCAACGGGCAGATCGCCTGGTCCCCCGACCAGGGAGGCAAGATGATCGTGGCGGGCTACGGCAAGGGCGGCGACGCCGTCGTCCGGTGGGGCCCGACCAACCCCTTCCACTACGACTACTTCGAGATCCTCGTACGGTCCACGCACCTGGCCAACGGCACCTACACGCAGCGCACCGGCCAGCGGATCCGCGGGTCGGCCTCCTTCCACGGGCCCGACGGCTACTTCACCTTCCGCGTGCGCGGCTGCGACGACAAGCCGCTGGGCGACGTCTGCCGCCAGGGATGGACGATCTCGGTGTCGACCTACGCGTGA
- a CDS encoding DUF4190 domain-containing protein: MNFAPPDSYDWTPPRPVSARRTEPFAIVALILGVLACFPIAIPFAAAALVRIKRSGDAGRALAIAGLVMSIVFPLAGAGVVYGGVRLYESFVRPDGYVAVDHAEVGDCVNGLHGADYYLPLVSCDSPHEGEFLGTVLARDDDNAEEGCADLLEDTTADDELSFLYFAPADGRSPCYMVHGVSGGKLVGSGASARPAPKVEEQIEGKLVHATALPEGRCAKELWDGDKEVRVVSCAQSHEGVLRGVFDLSPGPWPGEERIERLAAEGCEERFGDQIKGELWAYHPASYHWIDEQRVACYDT, from the coding sequence GTGAACTTCGCACCCCCCGACAGCTATGACTGGACGCCGCCCAGGCCGGTGTCCGCCAGGAGGACAGAGCCCTTCGCGATCGTCGCGCTGATCCTCGGCGTGCTCGCGTGCTTCCCCATCGCCATCCCCTTCGCCGCCGCCGCGCTGGTGCGCATCAAGCGCTCGGGCGACGCGGGCCGGGCCCTGGCGATCGCGGGGCTGGTGATGAGCATCGTGTTCCCGCTGGCGGGCGCGGGCGTAGTGTACGGCGGGGTCAGACTCTACGAGTCCTTCGTCAGGCCCGACGGGTACGTCGCCGTTGACCACGCCGAGGTGGGCGACTGCGTCAACGGACTGCACGGCGCCGACTACTACCTGCCGCTGGTCTCGTGCGACTCCCCGCATGAGGGCGAGTTCCTGGGCACCGTGCTCGCCCGCGACGACGACAATGCCGAGGAGGGCTGCGCCGACCTCTTGGAGGACACGACGGCCGACGATGAGCTGAGCTTCCTCTACTTCGCCCCCGCCGACGGCCGCTCGCCTTGCTACATGGTGCACGGCGTCAGCGGCGGCAAGCTGGTCGGCTCGGGCGCCTCCGCGCGGCCCGCCCCAAAGGTGGAGGAGCAGATCGAGGGCAAACTCGTCCACGCGACCGCACTCCCCGAGGGAAGGTGCGCGAAGGAGCTGTGGGACGGCGACAAGGAGGTCCGCGTCGTCTCCTGCGCACAGTCGCACGAAGGCGTGCTTCGAGGGGTGTTCGACCTGTCGCCCGGCCCCTGGCCCGGCGAGGAGCGAATCGAACGGCTGGCTGCCGAGGGGTGCGAGGAGCGCTTCGGCGACCAGATCAAGGGCGAGCTGTGGGCCTACCATCCCGCCAGCTACCACTGGATCGACGAGCAGCGGGTCGCCTGTTACGACACATGA
- a CDS encoding glycine--tRNA ligase: protein MARRTDVMDTIVSLAKRRGLVYPSSEIYGGLRASWDYGPLGVELKNNVKRQWWLSMVQAREDVVGLDSCVILAPEVWQASGHVETFTDPLTECQSCHKRFRADHLVEAYEEKHGKPPAGGLADLTCPNCGNKGTFTEPRQFSGLLKTYLGPVEDDSGLAYLRPETAQGIFINYANVQQSARKKIPFGIGQIGKSFRNEITPGNFIFRTREFEQMEMEFFVKPGTDEEWHQYWIDERFRWYSDLGINKDNLRLYEHAKEKLSHYSKRTVDVEYRFNFTGSEWGELEGIANRTDFDLTAHGKASGVDLSFFEQDTGERYVPYVIEPAAGVDRATLTFLLDAYTEDEAPNAKGVMEKRTVLRLDHRLAPVKVAVLPLSRNADLSPKAKDLAAQLRKRWNVEFDDAGAIGRRYRRQDEIGTPFCITVDFDTLEDHAVTIRERDSMGQERISLDQVESYLRRHLND, encoded by the coding sequence ATGGCACGCCGGACCGACGTCATGGACACGATCGTCAGCCTCGCCAAGCGACGGGGGCTCGTCTACCCGTCGAGCGAGATCTACGGAGGCCTGCGCGCGTCGTGGGACTACGGTCCGCTGGGCGTGGAGCTGAAGAACAACGTCAAGCGGCAGTGGTGGCTGTCGATGGTCCAGGCCAGGGAAGACGTGGTCGGCCTCGACTCCTGCGTCATCCTGGCCCCCGAGGTGTGGCAGGCCAGCGGCCACGTCGAGACCTTCACCGACCCGCTGACCGAGTGCCAGTCCTGCCACAAGCGCTTCCGCGCCGACCACCTGGTGGAGGCGTACGAGGAGAAGCACGGCAAGCCGCCCGCCGGGGGCCTGGCCGACCTCACCTGCCCCAACTGCGGCAACAAGGGCACCTTCACCGAGCCGCGCCAGTTCAGCGGCCTGCTGAAGACCTACCTCGGCCCGGTCGAGGACGACTCGGGCCTGGCCTACCTGCGCCCCGAGACCGCGCAGGGCATCTTCATCAACTACGCCAACGTCCAGCAGTCGGCGCGCAAGAAGATCCCCTTCGGCATCGGCCAGATCGGCAAGTCGTTCCGCAACGAGATCACGCCCGGCAACTTCATCTTCCGCACCCGCGAGTTCGAGCAGATGGAGATGGAGTTCTTCGTCAAGCCCGGCACCGACGAGGAGTGGCACCAGTACTGGATCGACGAGCGCTTCCGCTGGTACTCCGACCTGGGCATCAACAAGGACAATCTCCGGCTCTACGAGCACGCCAAGGAGAAGCTGTCACACTACTCCAAGCGCACCGTCGACGTGGAGTACCGCTTCAACTTCACCGGCTCGGAGTGGGGCGAGCTCGAGGGCATCGCCAACCGCACCGACTTCGACCTGACCGCGCACGGCAAGGCCTCGGGCGTTGACCTGTCGTTCTTCGAGCAGGACACGGGCGAGCGCTACGTGCCCTACGTCATCGAGCCCGCCGCCGGTGTCGACCGCGCCACGCTGACGTTCCTGCTCGACGCCTACACCGAGGACGAGGCGCCCAACGCCAAGGGCGTCATGGAGAAGCGCACGGTGCTGCGCCTCGACCACCGCCTCGCCCCCGTCAAGGTCGCGGTGCTGCCGCTGTCGCGCAACGCCGACCTGTCGCCCAAGGCCAAGGACCTCGCCGCCCAGCTGCGCAAGCGCTGGAACGTCGAGTTCGACGACGCGGGCGCCATCGGCCGCCGCTACCGCCGCCAGGACGAGATCGGCACGCCGTTCTGCATCACGGTCGACTTCGACACCCTCGAGGACCACGCCGTGACCATCCGCGAGCGCGACTCGATGGGGCAGGAGCGCATCTCGCTCGACCAGGTCGAGTCCTACCTGCGCCGGCACCTGAACGACTGA
- a CDS encoding antibiotic biosynthesis monooxygenase family protein: protein MLALIRYTVPEARSQEFLKQGQEIIDVLAAQPGYLRGRLCRSVDEPNLWALVSEWEGAGFYRRALSAARMAMYPLMILMVNEPSAFEDVYVSGRDD, encoded by the coding sequence GTGCTCGCACTGATTCGCTACACCGTTCCCGAGGCACGCTCCCAAGAGTTCCTCAAACAAGGCCAGGAGATCATCGACGTGCTGGCGGCCCAGCCCGGCTACCTGCGCGGACGCCTGTGCCGTTCGGTCGACGAGCCGAACCTCTGGGCGCTCGTCAGCGAGTGGGAGGGCGCGGGCTTCTATCGCCGCGCGCTGTCCGCCGCGCGGATGGCGATGTACCCCCTCATGATCCTGATGGTCAACGAGCCCAGCGCCTTCGAGGATGTGTACGTTTCCGGGCGAGACGATTAG
- a CDS encoding DUF6703 family protein: MATRKPLPPGEQFFTPGATGLRKTVEQRSALPLTFLFTQVPRWVAPVVLVILLLAGFVLDSWLGGLAVLPVVAFVGWLAYLSWPSLGAGGKLLRVAMLTFLVLVVADRFGAF, translated from the coding sequence GTGGCCACTCGAAAGCCTCTTCCGCCCGGCGAGCAGTTCTTCACGCCGGGCGCCACGGGCCTGCGCAAGACCGTCGAACAGCGCAGCGCCCTGCCCCTCACCTTCCTGTTCACGCAGGTGCCGCGCTGGGTGGCGCCCGTGGTGCTGGTGATCCTGCTGCTGGCCGGGTTCGTGCTCGACAGCTGGCTGGGCGGCCTGGCCGTGCTGCCGGTGGTCGCCTTCGTGGGCTGGCTGGCCTATCTGTCGTGGCCCTCGCTCGGCGCGGGCGGCAAGCTGCTGCGCGTGGCCATGCTGACCTTCCTCGTCCTCGTGGTGGCCGACAGGTTCGGGGCCTTCTGA
- a CDS encoding alpha/beta hydrolase — protein MRFPTRTLLVAAVLLTVSGAGCLPGSQPLDLPAMTESALAERYAATRAVSGGDRRLLAYDRAGDGRAIEVVGDLAAARTVIVFVPGTGFGLDDFDGTSASPAGAARAIHARAAALRPGEPVAVLGWLGYDAPEMTDWQVVTTLPAAKGAMALRRLVTALGGKDRLSLVCHSYGSVVCGQAAPGLPVDDIVVLGSPGMGAATKAELRTPARVWAALGAKDDVLRPGVRLGPIGYGADPVTPAFGARVFDGGPGGHNDYLKAGNPALDQVVSIALTGEAACSQGSCPAAAHPEALG, from the coding sequence ATGCGGTTTCCCACACGAACGCTCCTCGTCGCGGCCGTCCTGCTGACGGTCTCGGGCGCGGGCTGCCTGCCGGGTTCCCAACCGCTCGACCTGCCCGCGATGACCGAGTCCGCGCTGGCCGAACGCTACGCCGCCACCAGGGCGGTCTCGGGCGGCGACCGCCGGCTGCTCGCCTACGACAGGGCGGGCGACGGCAGGGCGATCGAGGTGGTGGGCGACCTCGCCGCCGCCCGGACGGTGATCGTCTTCGTGCCCGGCACCGGATTCGGCCTCGACGACTTCGACGGCACCTCCGCCTCCCCCGCCGGCGCGGCCAGGGCGATCCACGCCAGAGCGGCCGCGCTCAGGCCGGGCGAGCCGGTGGCCGTCCTCGGCTGGCTCGGCTACGACGCGCCCGAGATGACCGACTGGCAGGTCGTCACCACGCTGCCGGCGGCCAAGGGCGCCATGGCGCTGCGCAGGCTCGTCACCGCGCTCGGCGGCAAGGACCGGCTCAGCCTCGTCTGCCACAGCTACGGGTCGGTCGTGTGCGGGCAGGCCGCGCCGGGCCTGCCGGTCGACGACATCGTCGTGCTGGGCAGCCCCGGCATGGGCGCCGCCACCAAGGCCGAGCTCCGCACACCCGCGAGGGTCTGGGCCGCGCTCGGCGCGAAGGACGACGTCCTCAGACCCGGCGTACGGCTCGGCCCGATCGGCTACGGCGCCGACCCTGTCACTCCCGCCTTCGGCGCCAGGGTGTTCGACGGCGGCCCCGGTGGCCACAACGACTACCTGAAAGCCGGCAACCCCGCCCTCGACCAGGTGGTCTCGATCGCGCTCACCGGGGAAGCAGCGTGTAGCCAGGGAAGTTGCCCGGCAGCCGCTCACCCGGAGGCCCTTGGGTGA